In Felis catus isolate Fca126 chromosome E1, F.catus_Fca126_mat1.0, whole genome shotgun sequence, the following proteins share a genomic window:
- the LOC102901427 gene encoding serine protease 33-like gives MQMFPVLLLLSGAGIRPAEANSRKGPAAWPWQASIFLDARYRCEGALISQEWVLAGASCFGSGPRSQFRVTLGPDRLVLDSCKSISRVEELLPSPGGSEGSASGGLALARLARPPPLSSAVQPVPLATRPQPFLPRLLCWAQGFEADIDPYIPPRELHSVPLRPLHIHTCKDAFRLHPDCPDPEASLPEGSQCTKPPTGPSELVVSDGSPLVCFQANSWLLQGVITWGPCWGPGLPEVYRPVHPFISWIRDKVSNATFPTLAKKRPWARPGTRQRRQ, from the exons ATGCAAATGTTCCCGGTGCTGCTGCTCCTGTCTG GTGCGGGAATCAGGCCGGCAGAGGCCAACAGCAGGAAGGGCCCGGCCGCGTGGCCTTGGCAGGCAAGCATCTTCCTGGATGCCCGTTACCGCTGCGAGGGGGCCCTCATCTCCCAAGAGTGGGTGCTCGCAGGAGCCAGCTGCTTTGGCAG CGGGCCTCGGTCCCAGTTCAGAGTGACCCTGGGCCCAGACCGCCTGGTGCTGGACAGTTGCAAGAGCATTTCCCGTGTGGAGGAGCTGCTCCCGTCCCCAGGAGGGAGTGAGGGCTCTGCGTCCGGTGGCCTGGCCCTGGCTCGACTGGCAAGGCCACCACCTCTCAGCAGCGCCGTGCAGCCGGTCCCTCTGGCCACCCGGCCCCAACCTTTCCTCCCGCGGCTGCTCTGCTGGGCCCAAGGGTTTGAGGCTGATATCG aTCCCTACATCCCACCCCGAGAGCTGCACAGTGTCCCGCTGAGACCACTGCATATCCACACCTGCAAAGATGCCTTTCGCCTCCACCCTGACTGTCCTGACCCGGAGGCCAGCCTGCCTGAGGGCTCCCAGTGCACCAAGCCCCCCACCGGCCCCTCTGAACTGGTG GTGTCTGATGGGAGCCCCCTGGTCTGCTTCCAAGCTAACAGCTGGCTGCTACAGGGGGTGATCACCTGGGGTCCCTGCTGGGGGCCTGGCCTCCCAGAAGTCTACAGGCCTGTGCATCCCTTCATTTCCTGGATCAGAGATAAGGTCTCTAATGCCACTTTTCCCACCCTGGCCAAGAAGCGTCCTTGGGCCCGGCCTGGGACCAGACAGAGGAGGCAGTGA